DNA sequence from the Harpia harpyja isolate bHarHar1 chromosome 2, bHarHar1 primary haplotype, whole genome shotgun sequence genome:
GCCAGGGTTGTTCCATTTAAATCAACTGAGTGTCAGTCTGGCACAGCTGAGATTAGATTCTACCTCAGTACTATGCATCTAAACAAGCAAAACCAATGAAGCTGTCTAAAAATAACATTATAACTATTGTGGAGTTATCTACTAACTTTAGGTAAGTCTGAATTTCAGAAGAGCTTATGAATTAGAATAGAGCAGTTTtgagagagatttttatttttttactttttaggaAATGTGCACTGTTGAAGAACCCAATGAAGAGTTCACATCTAGACATAGCTTAGAATGGAAGTTCCTATTCTTGGATCACAGGTGCAATTCCTTCTATGTATAGCAGCAATAGTAGCTGAATCACAGTGGTGGCTATAATATTTAGAGTCCACCAATCAGCATTAACTACTCATAGCTTGTGttgggtttaatttttaatttttttcagagcacGTACTGTAAACAAGAAAACGTATATAATGAAGTAATTTCGTTTGGGATTtttgtgtgaaaataaaatgacattaatttttgtattaattaGGGCACCTCCGATAATAGGTTATCTTCCTTTTGAAGTTTTGGGAACATCAGGCTATGATTATTATCATGTGGATGATCTAGATAATCTGGCAAAATGTCACGAGCATTGTGAGTACGACTAAGTTGCTAAAATGAGCAAGTTTGCTTTATAGATGTTCAGTTTAAAGTTTGTTAAAATGTACAACTGTTGTAGTGAAATTTTGTGCTATATTTGATTGAAGTGTCTTTGCTCCCATTCATTTGACATAATTGCACTGCTGatcttaatcttttttcttttgatacagaCCTACAAAACAGTTTTAACTTTGTCTTATAATTTAGAGTTTTCATTGTGGTAAATTGGAGTGCACAGCACTATGACTAATACTTCTCTAGTTCTTCCAATAGCATTTAAAAGGCTCTGTGATgtttaataaatgcaaaaattGTTTAAACATGTAATTGAATAAGCTTTCTGTTcaactgtgtttttctttataaagctGTATTTAAATTTTTTGCACATAAATTTTTcacagtatgtaaaaaaaaaaaaacgacaaAAATGGAAGTTTGAGTTCTGCAGTTCTCTGAAAAATGCAGTGTAAAATGTTTTTGGTAGAAAGCTACAGTTGTAAACCTGTTCTTAGTCATTGTCATAATACTGGATTTAGACATGATTTTGGGCCATATGAAGCTGGGAAATAATGTTGATTATGTAATTGCAATATTTACAGACTGGAAAGACAGTCAACTTTATTCTTCACTTTTATAGTAATGCAATATGGGAAAGGGAAGTCATGTTACTACAGATTCCTTACAAAGGGACAACAATGGATTTGGCTGCAAACACATTACTATATCACGTATCACCAGTGGAATTCCAGGCCAGAGTTTATTGTCTGTACGCACACTGTTGTAAggtaagttatttttaaaaatctatattaGAGAAATTCTATTGGCATGGGAGCTGTATTGCTGGTCTTTTTGGAGGTAGAGAAGTCATAGCAGTTTAAAGAGTCATTGGAGAACTTTCTGAGATATTTGTAAGCAAGGTATCTCTGAGAAGTTTGGTTTTTGAGGTATGTTTTTTAAATCATCCAAGAACATTGCAGTCACATTTGGTTTGTTCTTCTAGTTATGCAGAAGTTAGAGCAGAAAGACGACGAGAACTTGGTATTGAGGAGTCTCTTCCAGAGATAACAGCAGATAAAGTGAGTGTcttctataattttattttacgTCTTCTTTCTTTCATACTAAAAATAATATGTAAGCAAATACACAGCAGCAAGAAGTGTTTTGTCCTGTTACAGATAAAGTAATTATTTTGATCTCTAAATAGTATGACTGTTTAAAATGATAAAGTAGTCTAGGAAGGGTGTTTAACTGTATTCTGCCGTGAACACTTACCCTCTTCTTTTCAGGAGTTCATGTGCATGTAGTTATAACATGGCAACATCCATAAGTCGTTATTAAGATCTGATTCCTGCAGAGTTTGATTCataaataaattttcttccttactgGAAGCACCCATAATCTGAAAAACCAAGATCAACACACTAAGATGGCTTAAAGGAATTCACAAGAGGAAAGCAGGAGCTATTTCATTGTGTGACTCTGTCCCACTTCTTAGAAGTATACAAAATTCATTTTGAATTAATGTTCTTGGAAGCTCAGTGAGTTTTAGAGAAGCCAGCTTGTGCAGATGCTCTGTCGTGTTTTGCCTTGGCAGTTCAGTAAGTTTCATCTGACAGTGCTCCTTCTAGTGGAATTAACTCATCCTTTCTCAAAAGAATAAGCAGTTCACTCATTGCACTGGTGTTCAGAGTGGATTGAGTAGCTAGAGAAGGAGGTCAGCTCAGCAGTCGGTTTGTGGCCTATGTCTCCATGCATTTTGGTTTCTAGGCATATAcggctttggtttggtttcttttccaAGGATAAAAGCCACAAGTGGAAACTGAGGTTACAGATACCAAACAGGCCACTACTTCTGCAGTCACCTGTGTAAGGGGGTTAAATAGACACAGCATGGTCTTAGATATTTGCTAATAGAAATGTACATTGTGTGCTGAATCAGATAAAAAAATTGTTGCTTGTGTATGTCCCTTCAGAGTCAGGACTCTGGGTCTGACAATCACATAAACACAGTGAGTCTCAAAGAAGCACTGGAAAGGTTTGATACCAGCCCCACACCTTCTGCTTCCTCCAGGAGTTCACGAAAATCTTCACATACTGCAGTATCAGATCATTCATGTAAGCACCAACTGTTGAAAATATAATTGCCTTCCTAGTGAAGGCTTTCTCTTCTTTACTTACTTGAACTAAATGCATAACTAGCAGTTAATCACCATTTTATGAAAAGTGTGCAaatgaaaatgtcctttttgATGGTTCAGAGATCTGCTGACCACTCAAATTTTCAGAGGTTGTATAGTgatgttaaaccatgacaagtgaCTTCTAAAAGTACAGTAGTAGACCCTAGAACACTCTATTTCAGTCCATCAGATTGCATTAGTGTTGGATAGtcaggataaaaaaaagagtCCAAGCcttaagctttctttttattcatgAAAAGCTTCCTGTGATTTGATTATTGCATTGCAGAACTGAGATAACTATTAACATGTCTCTTTTGTTGTAACTCTGAACATTGTCAGCAACACCGACTAAAATGACACTGGACACTAGCACTCCTCCAAGGCAAAGCTTATCTGGTCATGAAAAGACTACACAAAGAAGATCATCTCTGAGTAGTCAGGTaactcttcagagaaaaatttTGTACTTAATCAGTGTAATTCACCTTTAAAGTGTATTATTAAATCCATATaacctttgctttatttcttctgaaaacacatAATTTAAACTGTAACAGTTTCACTTGGAATACATGACTATCAGAATTGTATCATCAATATGCAACTTCAGTATACTACATTTTAAGGGAATAGAATAATTAAGCATATAAGTATTTTTTGGCATTAGGGTTTGCAAGCTTGAGTATGAATCTCTGCTTTCACTCACACATAACTTTCTACGATTCTGCATTTTtagtgtatatatgtatataagcaattatatacatatatatatatatatatatataaaattaccAACATAATGCTGTGTGTGTCCCTATAGAGAAATCATATAAATTTACGACTTTAAAGAATGTTAGTGAATACTTTCATATAGTTTCTGAAATCTTGGTAACGTGAGAAAATGTCATGCTTTGTGTACTTTGTGCTCATGTTCCAGTTGAACTAATACATTCACTTCAAAAATAGAATGcttattaaaatatgtattttttaaaattattagtgTAATAATAAATCAAAGGTGTCAACTTCCAAACTTGTTGAAAAAGTTTTTCCCTTACTACAAATAAGACTTTTAAAACAGTTGTCATTGTAATTTATGTTTTTCCTGGTTTATACCTactgtttttatatatttttagcagTGGAAAAACAATACATATGTTATGTATATAATCAATTGCTCTCATGTTCTTAATTCTCTAACATTTAAGGTTAGATATTTCAggaaacatttacttttttttttttcatatgatgCTATTTTGGAATTGACACTTtatgtaaagaaatatttcatgtcaAGTACAAGTTTCATTCTTTCCACTTATGgaacaattttttaaatcctaGTCTTTAAGCTCCCAGTCTCTTGGACAACCAGTAGCACAGCCAGCGATGTCTCAGCCTGCAACTTTACAGCTCCAGTCTGGCATGTCCCAGGTATGGATTAAGTTgatttattgtttattatttttaaacagtcttgTTCTGAATATGAGgttaatttctctttcagaagttGAGTTCTTTGGTGCCAAAGTCACCTTTAGCATTATTCTCTTGAAAAGAGCAAATTTCCCAATTTGatggttttcctttattttttttcttcctgttatttgTGTGGGTATAGTTTTCAGCCTTGGCCATTAGAAACATAGATACAAACACAATTTAAGATAAAATATTGTAGGACATGAATTTAAAAATCCATCAGTTATGCTGGTAACTTTCTACACATATGCTTGTAACACAAGGCAGCTTAGTCTATGAAACACTTTCGTGAAATAAGGATAGTGGTATCAGGTCCAACCAAAGATCTATGTCCTGTAGATAGGATATAAGTATCAAAAGGTTATATTGACTTGTGGCCCATAGCAGATGTCTAGGAAAGAATAGAAATGGCAAACATAGTTTCTCTGTGGGCTCAGCCTTCAACAGTTTGTGACTGAGGGTATTCCCAAGTTACTTGCATATGTTTTAGCTCTGGATGAATTTTTTTGGTAAACTGGTACAATTCTAATTTTTAACCTGAGAGAGCTTTAACATCCGCAGTACCATGTAAATTACTAAGGCTTTTTATAGAGTCTTGGTGATTTGGACACCAGTCAATTTCTTCtgctatggattttttttttcagttcaccaAATCTGATGCATCAATTAAATGTGAGTTCTGTGACATTTTCATACTAATGAATTTGTCCTCAGATTATGGCTATTAGCAGTTTAAAAAGCAGTGCTTTGCTACTGTGGAGGAATGTATTTACTGCTTATAAATTACATGTCATTAATTTTGCTCagcttttaatttattcattgCACTAcagcctgtgtttcagttttcagCTCAATTAGGAGCTATGCAGCATCTAAAGGACCAGCTAGAGCAAAGAACACGCATGATAGAAGCAAATATTCATCGGCAGCAGGAAGAGTTGCGTAAGATTCAAGAGCAGCTTCAAATTGTCCATGGTCAAGGACTCCAGGTGAGTTAGTGTAACTGTTACAGGTTTGATTAGAGAATTTAGGCATCTGAAATGAGACTTGGGTACTTAATTCCACAAGGTAATCCTCCCTACTCCCTGTCAGCTGCCATCTGGACCTAACGTGCCTAAAATCCATAGCATCTGAAGCTACTGTTCCTGAGGTACCTGCCATTTTGCTTCTGAATGTATCTGGAAGTGCCCCAGTGTGTTTTCAATGTTGAGCAGCTCAAGCCTAGCTTATGCCTAAACCTAAATGTAAAAGGATGCAGTGGTTGTTACTTCTTGCAAAGTTTTGCAGCCATTAGAATATTAATCCAAAATGTGCAAGATAagcatttatttcctcttttagCTCGAGGGTGTCAGATTGATAccttttgtttcttaaactgtCCTAACTTATCAGGCTGTGGTCCTCCTATGCACCCTCCTAGTGAAGTGGTTCTACTTTGCATGGTATACTGAAGTAGTTACTGAGCCAGAAAGACAAGAAGTCGAAAGGATGTATTACTCAGTCAAGCAGCTGACTACctgatttctgtattttaactggtatattttttttctaattttgtcattctcttttcagcagccatctttggaagaaaagaatgaCCCTATTGGgtttttctagttaaaaaaaaccaacccaaaccgaacaaaaacccacccaaaactaAAATACACCTTAAGGAAATaatctaaatattttcagtatggATTGTGAAtaaagagtagaaaaaaatacttcctggAAGTACTGAGTATGTTGTTTAAATTCTGTTGCAGAGTAGGAGTTTCTGGCGTGTGGCATTTTCGGTGTTTTATCGTGTCTAGCATAAGCCTGCCAGCAGTAGACTGCCTTATAGATGCCTCAAAAGGAGAGATTCACAGCTCTCTTCCCATGCACTGTGGAGGGACCTTATTCAGGACTGTGGAAACTAGGGAAAATAGATCTAAGTGCTGCACGTTCTACCTTATTACCCTGTCTTCTTGTAGTCTTGGGCCTAACTTTTTGTAAAGActcaaatatttttgtgctgaatTCAGTTTATTACAACAATGTTGGAAAGTTCAGTATAATCATTATGATTTCTTGATTGCCAAGGAAGATTATGTTCTTGGTGCTATGCCTGGATTCTaagattttcttcatttgaattaGTTTCACTGCTGGAGATCCTACAAATAGAAATGTGATCTCAAATATGTTTTTATCTTTAGACAGTTGTAGACTACATTACCAGTTAGTCTCTAAATAGtactttttctttaagaacaaatAGTAAACCTTAATGTTTAGGGCTCTAGGAATCAGGATTCTGATTCTTATCTTACCAGTTACAGTACAGTCTCTGAATACTGACCCTATATGGGAGTTGGGCCTTTTGCTCTAGGTGGTTGCAATGCAGTTTCAACACTTCTAATAACTAAGATGAAACTTTATCTTATATTGatataaaataattaagtttAGATTCTCTAAAACATCTTGAACaattaacagatttttcttaaaagctaacttgggaatttttttttaagatgttcttGCAGCAGTCAACTTCTGGACTCAACTTTGGTTCTGTGCAGCTTGCTTCTGGAAATTCTTCAAATGTTCAGCAGCTTACGCCAATAAACATGCAAGGTCAAGTTGTTCAGACTAATCAGACTCAAAGTGGGATGAACACAGGCCATATAAGTACTCCACACATGATACAGCAACAGCCTTTGCAGAGTACTGCAACACAGGTAAAATTCTCATTATTGATTTTGCTGGATAGAATATGTGCTCAAAACTATAGCTgaaacacaacatttttttttttaaatgtcctttgAGTCATATTAATTTCTTCACGTTCCAAGTTTTACAATTGAAATGCATTTATGTTCTTGGTAATGCAATTTCAGAtcgtttgtttttattttaagacttaggcatgtaaataattaataacaagtAGCTTTCTTGAAAGACCAGTATCACAAAAACTTTTAGCTTGCCTTTTTTTGAATGTCTATGATTTTTCTGTTGACAGAACATATAACTTGAGATTTGTACTAGGTGAGCTTGAAACCCGGTGTCCAGACAGCAAATAACCAGAAAAAGCATAGGAACAGGACAAGCATATATTGGTGGTTCTGCGGTTGACTTCTCTACTCTTCAGCAATTTGTCAGATGCCATAGGTGTATGACATCTGTAATGTAATAGCCTTTTTCTTCTATGAGTTTATTCAGTTTCTTTCAATACCATGTAAACTTTTGAAATCCACAGTATCTCATAGTGAGTTCTACAGCTTTACTCTCTGTGAAATAtgattatgtttgttttttaaacttgccacccagcttatatactgggaaACACATAGAGCAGCTATTCGCTCTTCACC
Encoded proteins:
- the CLOCK gene encoding circadian locomoter output cycles protein kaput isoform X3, with product MTDGNIIYVSESITPLLEHLPSDLVDQSVFNFIPEGEHSEIYKILSSHLLESDSLTPEYLKSKNQLEFCCHMLRGTIDPKEQPTYEYVKFIGNFKCLNNVPNSAHNGFEGTIQRSHRPSYEDKVCFVATVRLATPQFIKEMCTVEEPNEEFTSRHSLEWKFLFLDHRAPPIIGYLPFEVLGTSGYDYYHVDDLDNLAKCHEHLMQYGKGKSCYYRFLTKGQQWIWLQTHYYITYHQWNSRPEFIVCTHTVVSYAEVRAERRRELGIEESLPEITADKSQDSGSDNHINTVSLKEALERFDTSPTPSASSRSSRKSSHTAVSDHSSTPTKMTLDTSTPPRQSLSGHEKTTQRRSSLSSQSLSSQSLGQPVAQPAMSQPATLQLQSGMSQPVFQFSAQLGAMQHLKDQLEQRTRMIEANIHRQQEELRKIQEQLQIVHGQGLQMFLQQSTSGLNFGSVQLASGNSSNVQQLTPINMQGQVVQTNQTQSGMNTGHISTPHMIQQQPLQSTATQHNQQNVLSGHNQQSSLASQSASQSQNTVSAPLYNTMVISQPTTGNVVQVPSSLPQNNNQNAAAVTTFTQDRQIRFSQGQQLVTKLVTAPVACGAVMVPSTMFMGQVVTAYPTFAAQQQQPQTLSITQQQQQQQQSQQDHQQQLTTVQQPAQPQLTQHPQQFLQTSRLLHGNQSAQLILSAAFPLQQSTFTQSHHQQHQSQQQQQQQLSRHRTDKMTDPSKVQPQ